In the genome of Streptomyces sp. V2I9, one region contains:
- a CDS encoding metallopeptidase TldD-related protein, which produces MSRVSKPYEIVERALELSGTDGLVVIADERSSADLRWAGNALTTNGVTRGRTLTVIATVDGARGTASGVVSRSAVTSEDLEPLVRAAEAAARGAGPAEDAQPLVCGAPSSPGFTDAPAETGPEVFADFTPALGDAFARARSGGRDLYGFAHHEMTSTYLGTSTGLRLRHDQPNGTLELNAKSPDRTRSAWAGRATRDFTDVDPAAMDAELAQRLRWAERRVELPAGRYETLLPPTAVADLLIYQFWSSTARDAVEGRTVFSTPGGGTRLGETLSPLPLTLRSDPHAPGLESAPFVIAHSSGGSGSVFDNGLPLASTEWIRNGRLERLTTTRHTAGLTGFPVAPAVDNLLLEGGGERSLEEMVAATTGRALLLTCLWYIREVDPATLLLTGLTRDGVYLVEDGEVVGEVNNFRFNESPVDLLSRATEAGRTEQTLPREWGDWFTRAAMPALRIPDFNMSSVSQGV; this is translated from the coding sequence ATGAGCCGCGTCAGCAAGCCGTACGAGATCGTCGAACGGGCGCTGGAGCTGTCCGGTACGGACGGTCTGGTGGTCATCGCCGACGAGCGGTCCTCCGCCGATCTGCGCTGGGCGGGCAACGCGCTCACCACGAACGGCGTGACCCGTGGCCGGACTCTCACCGTCATCGCGACCGTGGACGGGGCGCGGGGGACGGCGTCCGGCGTGGTCTCCCGGTCCGCCGTGACCAGCGAGGACCTGGAGCCGCTGGTGCGGGCGGCCGAGGCGGCCGCCCGGGGCGCGGGTCCGGCGGAGGACGCACAGCCGCTGGTGTGCGGGGCGCCCTCCTCCCCCGGCTTCACGGACGCGCCGGCCGAGACCGGTCCGGAGGTCTTCGCGGACTTCACCCCGGCGCTCGGCGACGCCTTCGCCCGCGCCCGGTCCGGGGGCCGCGACCTGTACGGGTTCGCCCACCACGAGATGACGTCCACCTATCTGGGGACGTCGACGGGGCTGCGGCTGCGCCACGACCAGCCGAACGGGACGCTGGAGCTCAACGCGAAGTCGCCGGACCGTACACGCTCCGCGTGGGCGGGCCGAGCCACCCGTGACTTCACGGACGTCGACCCGGCGGCGATGGACGCGGAGCTGGCGCAGCGGCTGCGCTGGGCGGAGCGGCGTGTCGAGCTGCCCGCGGGCCGGTACGAGACGCTGCTGCCCCCGACCGCGGTGGCGGACCTGCTGATCTACCAGTTCTGGTCGTCGACCGCGCGGGACGCGGTGGAGGGCCGGACGGTGTTCTCCACTCCGGGCGGCGGTACCCGGCTGGGCGAGACGCTCTCCCCGCTGCCGCTCACCCTGCGCAGCGATCCGCACGCGCCGGGTCTGGAGTCCGCGCCGTTCGTGATCGCCCACTCCTCCGGCGGCAGCGGTTCCGTCTTCGACAACGGGCTGCCGCTGGCGTCGACGGAATGGATCCGGAACGGCAGGCTGGAGCGGCTGACGACGACCCGGCACACGGCGGGCCTGACCGGGTTCCCGGTCGCCCCCGCCGTCGACAACCTGCTGCTGGAGGGCGGCGGCGAGCGGTCACTGGAGGAGATGGTCGCCGCGACGACCGGGCGGGCGCTGCTGCTGACCTGCCTCTGGTACATCCGCGAGGTGGACCCGGCGACGCTGCTGCTGACCGGGCTGACGCGGGACGGCGTCTATCTGGTCGAGGACGGCGAGGTCGTCGGCGAGGTGAACAACTTCCGGTTCAACGAGTCCCCGGTGGACCTGCTGTCGCGGGCCACGGAGGCGGGGCGTACGGAGCAGACGCTGCCGCGCGAGTGGGGCGACTGGTTCACCCGTGCGGCGATGCCCGCGCTGCGTATCCCGGACTTCAACATGAGCTCGGTCAGCCAGGGCGTATGA
- the tyrS gene encoding tyrosine--tRNA ligase produces MTDIVDELKWRGLFAQSTDEDALRKALADGPVTFYCGFDPTAASLHVGHLVQVLTMRRLQQAGLRPLALVGGATGQIGDPRPTAERTLNDPETISDWVRRLRGQIEPFLTFEGPNAATMVNNLDWTAGMSAIEFLRDIGKHFRVNKMLTKDSVARRLESQEGISYTEFSYQLLQGMDFLELYRRHGCTLQQGGSDQWGNLTAGIDLIHRLEPGAVVHALATPLMTKADGTKFGKSESGAVWLDPEMTTPYAFYQFWLNVDDRDVSRYLRILSFRSRAELEELEKLTEERPQARSAQRALAEELTTLVHGGAQCAAVIAASKALFGQGDLAELDEATLSAALSEVPHATVAELGPLVDLLVEVGLAPSKSGARRTVKEGGAYVNNVKVVDGEVAPDAGELLHGRWLVLRRGKKNLAAVEVSPAG; encoded by the coding sequence GTGACGGACATCGTCGACGAGCTGAAGTGGCGCGGGCTGTTCGCCCAGTCCACTGACGAGGACGCATTGCGCAAGGCTCTCGCGGACGGTCCCGTCACCTTCTATTGCGGCTTCGACCCGACCGCGGCCAGCCTGCACGTGGGCCACCTGGTGCAGGTGCTCACCATGCGCCGGCTCCAGCAGGCCGGGCTGAGACCGCTCGCGCTGGTCGGCGGGGCGACGGGCCAGATCGGTGACCCGCGGCCCACCGCCGAGCGCACGCTGAACGACCCGGAGACCATCTCCGACTGGGTGCGGCGGCTGCGGGGGCAGATCGAGCCCTTCCTCACCTTCGAGGGCCCGAACGCGGCGACGATGGTCAACAACCTGGACTGGACCGCGGGCATGTCCGCGATCGAGTTCCTCCGGGACATCGGCAAGCACTTCCGGGTCAACAAGATGCTCACCAAGGACTCGGTCGCCCGGCGGCTGGAGTCGCAGGAGGGCATCAGCTACACCGAGTTCAGCTACCAGCTCCTCCAGGGCATGGACTTCCTGGAGCTGTACCGCCGCCACGGCTGCACCCTCCAGCAGGGCGGCAGCGACCAGTGGGGCAACCTCACCGCGGGGATCGACCTGATCCACCGGCTGGAGCCGGGCGCGGTCGTGCACGCGCTGGCGACGCCCCTGATGACGAAGGCGGACGGGACCAAGTTCGGCAAGTCGGAGAGCGGCGCCGTCTGGCTCGACCCGGAGATGACGACGCCGTACGCGTTCTACCAGTTCTGGCTGAACGTGGACGACCGGGACGTCTCGCGCTACCTGCGCATCCTCAGTTTCAGGAGCCGTGCGGAGCTGGAGGAGCTGGAGAAGCTGACCGAGGAGCGGCCGCAGGCGCGTTCCGCGCAGCGGGCGCTGGCCGAGGAGCTGACGACGCTGGTGCACGGCGGCGCGCAGTGCGCGGCGGTGATCGCGGCGTCGAAGGCGCTGTTCGGGCAGGGCGACCTGGCCGAGCTGGACGAGGCGACGCTGAGCGCCGCGCTGTCCGAGGTGCCGCACGCCACCGTCGCCGAGCTGGGCCCGCTGGTGGACCTCCTGGTGGAGGTCGGCCTGGCGCCCAGCAAGTCGGGCGCCCGGCGCACGGTGAAGGAGGGCGGCGCGTACGTGAACAACGTGAAGGTCGTCGACGGTGAGGTCGCGCCGGACGCCGGTGAGCTGCTGCACGGGCGCTGGCTGGTGCTGCGCCGGGGCAAGAAGAACCTGGCGGCCGTGGAGGTCAGCCCGGCGGGCTGA
- a CDS encoding GlsB/YeaQ/YmgE family stress response membrane protein, which translates to MGWLWAIIVGLVLGVIARAILPGKQDIPLWLTVVFGILGSVLGNAVASWIGVEDTKGIDWIRHLLQLAGAVAVVAVGDMAWQAIRGNRQRT; encoded by the coding sequence ATGGGCTGGTTGTGGGCAATCATTGTGGGACTGGTGCTGGGTGTCATCGCCAGAGCCATCCTGCCCGGCAAGCAGGACATCCCGCTCTGGCTGACCGTCGTGTTCGGCATCCTCGGAAGCGTCCTCGGCAACGCCGTCGCCAGTTGGATCGGCGTCGAGGACACCAAGGGCATCGACTGGATCCGCCACCTGCTGCAACTGGCGGGCGCCGTGGCGGTCGTCGCCGTCGGCGACATGGCCTGGCAGGCGATCCGGGGCAACCGGCAGAGAACCTGA
- a CDS encoding DUF3099 domain-containing protein, whose protein sequence is MLRKNAGPEVIRITGARQGLTEDVRGRQRRYVISMSVRTVSVVLAAVLWNVERHVAIVALALGVLLPYIAVVIANAGRENVTSLPTTFVPMPMRPALGAGPVSGTAEAGDAEGASGRVPPPHGHA, encoded by the coding sequence ATGCTGCGGAAGAACGCCGGGCCGGAGGTCATCCGGATCACGGGCGCCCGTCAGGGGCTGACGGAGGACGTCCGGGGCCGTCAGCGACGCTACGTGATCTCGATGTCGGTGCGCACGGTGTCGGTGGTCCTGGCCGCGGTGCTGTGGAACGTGGAGCGGCATGTGGCGATCGTGGCGCTCGCGCTGGGCGTGCTGTTGCCGTACATCGCGGTGGTCATCGCCAACGCGGGCCGTGAGAACGTGACTTCGTTGCCGACGACGTTCGTGCCGATGCCGATGCGGCCCGCCCTGGGGGCCGGTCCGGTCTCCGGTACGGCGGAGGCCGGGGACGCCGAGGGGGCGTCGGGCCGGGTCCCGCCGCCGCACGGGCACGCCTGA
- the moaA gene encoding GTP 3',8-cyclase MoaA has protein sequence MLIDTYDRVATDLRVSLTDKCNLRCTYCMPEEGLQWLGKSALLSDDEIVRLIRIAVTSLGITEVRFTGGEPLLRPGLVSIVEQCAALTPRPRMSLTTNGIGLGRTATALKAAGLDRVNVSLDTLRPDVFKTLTRRDRHQDVLAGLEAAREAGLTPVKVNSVLMPGLNDDEAPDMLAWAVAHGYELRFIEQMPLDAQHGWKRDGMITAGDILASLRTRFTLTPEGDETRGSAPAERWTVDGGPHRVGVIASVTRPFCRACDRTRLTADGQVRTCLFAREETDLRGALRGDAPDEEIARLWETAMWGKKAGSGLDDPGFLQPDRPMSAIGG, from the coding sequence GTGCTCATCGACACCTACGACCGGGTCGCCACCGACCTGCGCGTGTCACTCACCGACAAGTGCAACCTGCGCTGCACCTACTGCATGCCGGAAGAGGGCCTTCAGTGGCTCGGCAAGAGCGCGTTGCTCTCCGACGACGAGATCGTGCGCCTGATCCGTATCGCCGTCACCTCGCTCGGCATCACCGAGGTCCGCTTCACCGGTGGCGAGCCCCTGCTGCGCCCCGGCCTCGTCTCCATCGTCGAGCAGTGCGCCGCGCTCACCCCGCGCCCCCGCATGTCGCTCACGACCAACGGCATCGGCCTCGGACGGACCGCCACCGCCCTCAAGGCGGCCGGACTCGACCGGGTCAACGTCTCGCTGGACACCCTGCGGCCCGACGTGTTCAAGACCCTCACCCGCAGGGACCGCCACCAGGACGTCCTGGCAGGTCTGGAGGCCGCCCGCGAGGCCGGCCTCACCCCGGTGAAGGTCAACTCCGTCCTGATGCCGGGACTCAACGACGACGAGGCCCCCGACATGCTCGCCTGGGCCGTCGCCCACGGTTACGAGCTCCGCTTCATCGAGCAGATGCCGCTCGACGCCCAGCACGGCTGGAAGCGCGACGGCATGATCACCGCCGGGGACATCCTCGCCTCGCTGCGCACCCGCTTCACCCTCACCCCCGAGGGCGACGAGACCCGCGGCTCCGCACCCGCCGAGCGGTGGACCGTCGACGGCGGCCCGCACCGCGTCGGGGTGATCGCCTCCGTCACCCGCCCGTTCTGCCGCGCCTGCGACCGCACCCGGCTCACCGCCGACGGCCAGGTCCGCACCTGCCTCTTCGCGCGCGAGGAGACCGATCTGCGCGGAGCGCTGCGCGGGGACGCGCCGGACGAGGAGATCGCCCGGCTCTGGGAGACGGCCATGTGGGGCAAGAAGGCGGGATCCGGACTGGACGACCCCGGCTTCCTGCAACCCGACCGCCCGATGTCCGCGATCGGCGGCTGA
- a CDS encoding cation acetate symporter, producing MSAAHALYPTVQLAATEGASEHRPLIITLFAAFVVATLVITVWAGRQTRSASDFYAGGRQFTGFQNGLAVSGDYMSAASFLGIAGAIALFGYDGFLYSIGFLVAWLVALLLVAEPLRNSGRYTMGDVLAYRMRQRPVRTAAGTSTIVVSIFYLLAQMAGAGVLVSLLLGITSDAGKVLIVALVGVLMILYVTIGGMKGTTWVQMVKAVLLIAGTLLITFLILLKFNFDISDLLGTAASNSGKGAAFLEPGLKYGATGVSKLDFISLGLALVLGTAGLPHILIRFYTVPTAKAARKSVNWAIGIIGAFYLMTIVLGFGAAAILKPGDIIASNKAGNTAAPLAALEIGGGSGSTGGAILLAVISAVAFATILAVVAGLTLASSSSFAHDIYANVIRKGQATEKEEVRAARWATVAIGIVSIALGALARDLNVAGLVALAFAVAASANLPTILYSLFWKRFTTSGALWSIYGGLASSVLLVLFSPVVSSKPTSMFPGVDFAWFPLENPGLISIPLGFLLGWAGSLLSKEKPDKDKYAELEVKSLTGIGAH from the coding sequence ATGAGCGCCGCCCACGCCCTGTACCCCACCGTCCAGCTCGCCGCGACGGAGGGCGCGAGCGAGCACCGGCCGCTGATCATCACGCTGTTCGCCGCCTTCGTCGTGGCGACCCTCGTCATCACCGTCTGGGCCGGCCGCCAGACCAGGAGCGCCTCCGACTTCTACGCGGGCGGACGCCAGTTCACCGGATTCCAGAACGGCCTCGCGGTCTCCGGCGACTACATGTCCGCCGCGTCCTTCCTCGGCATCGCCGGAGCCATCGCCCTCTTCGGCTACGACGGCTTCCTCTACTCCATCGGCTTCCTCGTCGCCTGGCTCGTCGCCCTGCTCCTGGTCGCCGAACCGCTGCGCAACTCCGGCCGCTACACCATGGGCGACGTCCTCGCCTACCGGATGCGCCAGCGCCCCGTCCGCACCGCCGCCGGCACGTCCACGATCGTCGTCTCGATCTTCTACCTGCTGGCCCAGATGGCCGGCGCGGGCGTCCTCGTCTCGCTGCTGCTCGGCATCACCAGCGACGCCGGGAAGGTCCTCATCGTCGCCCTGGTCGGCGTGCTCATGATCCTCTACGTCACCATCGGCGGCATGAAGGGCACCACCTGGGTGCAGATGGTCAAGGCCGTCCTGCTCATCGCGGGCACCCTGCTCATCACCTTCCTGATCCTGCTGAAGTTCAACTTCGACATCTCCGACCTGCTCGGCACCGCCGCCAGCAACAGCGGCAAGGGCGCGGCCTTCCTGGAGCCCGGTCTGAAGTACGGTGCCACCGGCGTCTCGAAGCTGGACTTCATCTCCCTCGGCCTCGCCCTGGTCCTCGGCACCGCGGGCCTGCCGCACATCCTGATCCGCTTCTACACCGTGCCCACCGCCAAGGCCGCCCGTAAGTCCGTGAACTGGGCGATCGGCATCATCGGCGCCTTCTACCTGATGACGATCGTGCTCGGCTTCGGCGCCGCCGCGATCCTCAAGCCCGGCGACATCATCGCCTCCAACAAGGCGGGCAACACCGCCGCGCCCCTGGCCGCACTGGAGATCGGCGGCGGCTCCGGCTCCACCGGCGGCGCCATCCTCCTCGCGGTGATCTCCGCCGTCGCCTTCGCCACCATCCTGGCCGTCGTCGCCGGACTCACCCTCGCCTCCTCCTCGTCCTTCGCCCATGACATCTACGCCAACGTCATCCGCAAGGGACAGGCCACCGAGAAGGAGGAGGTCCGCGCGGCACGGTGGGCCACCGTCGCCATCGGCATCGTCTCCATCGCCCTCGGCGCCCTCGCCCGCGACCTCAACGTCGCCGGACTCGTCGCCCTGGCCTTCGCCGTCGCGGCCTCCGCCAACCTGCCGACGATCCTCTACAGCCTCTTCTGGAAGCGGTTCACCACCTCCGGGGCCCTCTGGTCCATCTACGGAGGACTCGCCTCCTCCGTGCTGCTGGTGCTGTTCTCACCGGTCGTCTCCTCCAAACCGACCTCGATGTTCCCCGGTGTCGACTTCGCCTGGTTCCCGCTGGAGAACCCCGGACTGATCTCCATCCCGCTCGGCTTCCTGCTCGGCTGGGCCGGCTCGCTGCTCTCCAAGGAGAAGCCCGACAAGGACAAGTACGCCGAGCTGGAGGTCAAGTCCCTCACCGGCATCGGAGCCCACTGA
- a CDS encoding DUF485 domain-containing protein, whose protein sequence is MATDAPPPQGTSPGGPAQPTTEAFVTMQASPEFADLRRSHRSFAFPLTIAFVTWYLLYVLLCNYAGGFMATKVVGNINMALVLGLAQFATTFLIAWLYSRHAATKLDPKAEAIKSRMEADV, encoded by the coding sequence GTGGCTACCGATGCACCGCCGCCCCAGGGCACATCGCCCGGCGGCCCCGCCCAGCCCACCACCGAGGCGTTCGTCACGATGCAGGCGAGCCCCGAATTCGCCGACCTGCGCCGTTCCCACCGGTCCTTCGCCTTCCCCCTGACCATCGCCTTCGTGACCTGGTACCTCCTCTACGTCCTGCTCTGCAACTACGCGGGCGGATTCATGGCCACCAAGGTCGTCGGCAACATCAACATGGCGCTCGTCCTCGGTCTGGCCCAGTTCGCCACCACCTTCCTCATCGCCTGGCTCTACTCCCGGCACGCCGCCACCAAGCTCGACCCCAAGGCCGAGGCGATCAAGTCCCGTATGGAGGCCGACGTATGA
- a CDS encoding S8 family serine peptidase, with protein MAHLASRRTRALAVPVGLALTASLGFLPTATATAAPTGEQTSASVRTDGPKLSYVVNTRGGHGTVKKVKKAIAEAGGTVVIAYEQIGVIVVHSQNPSFGETIRRVRGVESAGATRTNPIVPQATKDVGSIAEPLTAEQAAAAAADAKADEDPLEPLQWSLPAIKADQAHQKSLGSKKVTVAVIDTGVDDTHPDLAPNFDSRASANCVSGAPDTTAGSWRPAAGESDHGTHVAGTIAAAKNGVGVTGVAPGVKVSGIKVSNPDGFFYTEAVVCGFLWAAEHGVEVTNNSYYTDPWLFNCKNDADQGALVDALTRAVKYAERKGTVNVAAAGNSRHDLATDAIEDTTSPNDSETVTRTIDPSACPDIPTMLPGVVTVSATGAKGLKSSYSNYGKGIIDVAAPGGDSTVYQTPEPPAVSGLILSTLPGGRFGYKAGTSMASPHVAGVVALIKSKHPYASPAAVKALLTLQADAKACGEPYDINGDGVIDAVCEGGKSYNGFYGAGVADALDAVRW; from the coding sequence ATGGCTCATCTGGCATCGAGACGGACCCGCGCACTCGCGGTCCCCGTCGGACTCGCGCTGACGGCCTCGCTCGGCTTCCTGCCGACGGCGACGGCCACGGCGGCTCCCACCGGCGAGCAGACCTCCGCGAGCGTGCGGACCGACGGGCCGAAGCTGTCCTACGTGGTCAACACCCGGGGCGGCCACGGCACCGTCAAGAAGGTCAAGAAGGCGATCGCCGAGGCGGGCGGCACGGTCGTCATCGCCTACGAGCAGATCGGCGTCATCGTCGTCCACTCGCAGAACCCGTCCTTCGGCGAAACGATCCGCCGGGTCCGCGGCGTGGAGTCGGCGGGCGCGACCCGCACGAACCCGATCGTGCCGCAGGCCACCAAGGACGTCGGCTCGATAGCGGAGCCGCTCACCGCGGAGCAGGCGGCCGCCGCCGCCGCGGACGCGAAGGCCGACGAGGACCCGCTGGAGCCGCTCCAGTGGTCGCTGCCCGCCATCAAGGCGGACCAGGCGCACCAGAAGTCGCTGGGCTCGAAGAAGGTGACGGTCGCCGTCATCGACACGGGCGTCGACGACACCCACCCGGACCTGGCCCCGAACTTCGACAGCCGCGCCTCGGCCAACTGCGTGTCGGGCGCTCCGGACACCACCGCCGGCTCCTGGCGTCCGGCGGCGGGCGAGAGCGACCACGGCACGCACGTGGCGGGCACCATCGCCGCCGCGAAGAACGGCGTCGGCGTCACCGGCGTCGCGCCGGGCGTGAAGGTGTCGGGCATCAAGGTGTCCAACCCGGACGGGTTCTTCTACACCGAGGCCGTCGTCTGCGGGTTCCTCTGGGCCGCCGAGCACGGCGTCGAGGTGACCAACAACAGCTACTACACCGACCCGTGGCTGTTCAACTGCAAGAACGACGCGGACCAGGGCGCCCTCGTCGACGCGCTCACCCGCGCCGTGAAGTACGCGGAGCGCAAGGGCACGGTCAACGTCGCGGCGGCGGGCAACTCCCGCCACGACCTGGCGACCGACGCGATCGAGGACACGACCAGCCCGAACGACTCCGAGACGGTCACGCGGACGATCGACCCGAGCGCGTGCCCGGACATCCCGACCATGCTGCCGGGCGTCGTGACGGTCTCCGCCACGGGCGCGAAGGGCCTCAAGTCCTCGTACTCGAACTACGGCAAGGGCATCATCGACGTGGCGGCGCCGGGCGGTGACTCGACGGTCTACCAGACCCCCGAGCCGCCGGCCGTCAGCGGGCTGATCCTCTCCACGCTGCCGGGCGGCAGGTTCGGCTACAAGGCCGGTACGTCGATGGCCTCCCCGCACGTCGCGGGCGTCGTGGCGCTGATCAAGTCCAAGCACCCCTACGCCTCGCCCGCCGCGGTGAAGGCGCTGCTGACGCTCCAGGCGGACGCGAAGGCGTGCGGTGAGCCGTACGACATCAACGGGGACGGCGTCATCGACGCGGTCTGCGAGGGCGGCAAGAGCTACAACGGTTTCTACGGAGCCGGAGTGGCGGACGCGCTGGACGCGGTGCGCTGGTAA
- a CDS encoding lysoplasmalogenase, whose amino-acid sequence MTATGARPAHPGGAERFARPVLLAFLLVAAADLAGLLAGAETVHLVAKPLLMPLLAGYAALRGGPRLLVAALLFGWGGDVFLLADDEPAFLVGMGSFAVGHVCYLTLFGRGEGPGRAPAALTTGAGYTVVLAGFLVLIWPDLPADLRIPLTGYSLLLTATAWRAGVFGPYAAAGGALFLLSDALIATGIAEWPQAPVPDFWVMLTYIAAQALLAHGVLTAGAGRGSDRVEPSGT is encoded by the coding sequence GTGACCGCCACCGGTGCGCGCCCCGCGCACCCCGGGGGCGCCGAGCGCTTCGCCCGTCCCGTGCTCCTCGCCTTCCTCCTCGTCGCGGCCGCCGACCTGGCCGGGCTGCTCGCCGGGGCCGAGACCGTCCACCTCGTCGCCAAGCCTTTGCTGATGCCGCTGCTCGCCGGGTACGCGGCCCTGCGCGGCGGACCCCGGCTGCTCGTCGCGGCCCTGCTGTTCGGATGGGGCGGCGACGTCTTCCTGCTCGCCGACGACGAGCCGGCCTTCCTCGTCGGCATGGGCTCCTTCGCCGTCGGCCACGTCTGCTACCTGACGCTGTTCGGGCGGGGCGAGGGCCCCGGCCGGGCCCCGGCGGCCCTCACCACGGGGGCCGGGTACACCGTCGTCCTCGCCGGTTTCCTCGTGCTGATCTGGCCGGACCTCCCGGCGGACCTGCGCATCCCGCTCACCGGCTACAGCCTGCTGCTCACCGCCACGGCCTGGCGGGCGGGCGTGTTCGGTCCGTACGCGGCGGCCGGCGGGGCGCTCTTCCTGCTCTCCGATGCCCTGATCGCCACGGGCATCGCCGAGTGGCCGCAGGCGCCGGTCCCCGACTTCTGGGTGATGCTCACCTACATCGCCGCCCAGGCCCTGCTGGCCCACGGGGTGCTCACGGCGGGGGCGGGCCGGGGGAGCGACCGGGTCGAACCCTCCGGCACCTGA
- a CDS encoding sterol desaturase family protein, translated as MEPNLPDVVLWSIPAFVLLTVIEMVSYRLHPDEDAAGYGTKDAATSITMGLGSLGFDLLWKIPILAIYMGVYELTPLRVPVLWWTVLLMLLAQDFFYYWSHRGHHVIRILWACHVVHHSSEKFNLTTALRQPWTSATVWPFYLPLIACGVHPAALAFCQSANLVYQFWVHTERVGKLPRPFEYVLNTPSHHRVHHASQGGYLDRNYGGILIIWDRMFGSFAAETERPVYGLTKNIATYNPLRVATHEYAAIARDIRAADTWSERAGRVFRGPGWQPAAKAATAAAAAGPVTTAAPGTGGAAATASVPARGTASAPERAL; from the coding sequence ATGGAGCCGAACCTGCCCGATGTCGTGCTGTGGTCAATACCGGCCTTCGTGCTGCTCACCGTGATCGAGATGGTCAGTTACCGCCTCCACCCGGACGAGGACGCCGCCGGGTACGGGACCAAGGACGCCGCCACCAGCATCACCATGGGCCTCGGTAGCCTCGGCTTCGACCTGCTGTGGAAGATCCCCATCCTGGCGATCTACATGGGGGTCTACGAGCTGACGCCGCTGCGGGTGCCCGTGCTGTGGTGGACCGTCCTGCTGATGCTCCTCGCCCAGGACTTCTTCTACTACTGGTCCCACCGGGGCCACCACGTGATCCGGATCCTGTGGGCCTGCCACGTGGTCCACCACTCCAGCGAGAAGTTCAACCTCACCACCGCGCTGCGCCAGCCCTGGACCTCCGCGACCGTCTGGCCCTTCTACCTCCCGCTGATCGCCTGCGGCGTGCACCCGGCGGCGCTCGCGTTCTGCCAGTCGGCCAACCTCGTCTACCAGTTCTGGGTGCACACCGAACGGGTGGGCAAGCTCCCGCGCCCCTTCGAGTACGTCCTCAACACGCCCTCCCACCACCGCGTCCACCACGCCTCGCAGGGCGGCTACCTGGACCGCAACTACGGCGGCATCCTGATCATCTGGGACCGGATGTTCGGGTCCTTCGCGGCGGAGACCGAGCGGCCCGTCTACGGGCTCACCAAGAACATCGCCACCTACAACCCGCTGCGCGTCGCCACCCACGAGTACGCCGCCATCGCCCGCGACATCCGCGCCGCCGACACCTGGAGCGAGCGGGCCGGGCGCGTCTTCCGGGGGCCGGGCTGGCAGCCGGCGGCGAAGGCGGCCACCGCGGCGGCGGCCGCCGGACCCGTCACCACCGCCGCGCCGGGCACGGGCGGGGCGGCGGCCACCGCCTCCGTACCGGCCCGGGGCACGGCATCCGCCCCGGAACGCGCCCTGTGA
- a CDS encoding DEDDh family exonuclease → MTMLDDRQTAAPWPTAYPRGYAVVDVETTGLARDDRIVSAAVYRLNALGDVEDHWYTLVNPERDPGPVWIHGLTSDVLEGAPLFPEVAAALSERLADRVLVAHNAAFDWSMIAREYARASVVAPVQHRLCTIALAKELRLPLPNHKLASLAAHFGVVQQRAHHALDDARVLAEAFRPSLHAAARGGVRLPLLECRPLTEWSDSPVTPRVGYQPARQPNSWRPSRKRPACPYPNPGRYEKERPLQQGMRVAFSGDTSVDRELLEDRAVEAGLHVATSVSRLTSLLVTNDPDAATSKTQKAKAYGTPILEESAFTHLLRDVAPAEGVALPHQPSPPSSE, encoded by the coding sequence GTGACCATGCTCGACGACCGCCAGACCGCCGCACCGTGGCCGACCGCCTACCCCCGGGGGTACGCGGTCGTCGACGTGGAGACCACCGGGCTCGCCCGTGACGACCGGATCGTGTCCGCCGCCGTCTACCGGCTGAACGCCCTGGGCGACGTCGAGGACCACTGGTACACCCTGGTCAACCCGGAGCGGGACCCCGGACCCGTCTGGATACACGGGCTGACGAGCGACGTGCTGGAGGGCGCTCCGCTCTTCCCCGAGGTGGCCGCCGCGCTGTCGGAGCGGCTCGCGGACCGGGTGCTCGTCGCACACAACGCGGCGTTCGACTGGTCGATGATCGCGCGCGAGTACGCGCGGGCCTCGGTCGTCGCCCCGGTCCAGCACCGGTTGTGCACCATCGCGCTGGCCAAGGAGTTGCGGCTGCCGCTGCCCAACCACAAGCTGGCCTCCCTCGCCGCGCACTTCGGGGTCGTCCAGCAGCGGGCCCACCACGCCCTGGACGACGCGCGGGTGCTGGCCGAGGCGTTCCGGCCGAGTCTGCACGCGGCGGCGCGGGGCGGGGTCCGGCTGCCGTTGCTGGAGTGCCGCCCGCTGACCGAGTGGTCCGACTCCCCCGTCACCCCGCGCGTGGGATATCAGCCCGCGCGGCAGCCGAACAGCTGGCGGCCCTCGCGCAAGCGGCCGGCCTGCCCGTATCCCAATCCGGGGCGGTACGAGAAGGAGAGGCCGCTCCAGCAGGGGATGCGGGTGGCGTTCTCCGGGGACACCTCCGTGGACCGGGAACTGCTGGAGGACCGGGCGGTGGAGGCAGGTCTGCACGTGGCGACCAGCGTGTCCCGGCTGACCAGTCTGCTGGTGACCAACGACCCGGACGCGGCCACCTCCAAGACGCAGAAGGCGAAGGCGTACGGGACGCCGATCCTGGAGGAGAGCGCCTTCACCCACCTGCTGCGCGATGTGGCCCCGGCCGAGGGCGTCGCGCTCCCCCACCAGCCGTCCCCGCCGTCATCGGAGTGA